Proteins from one Triticum aestivum cultivar Chinese Spring chromosome 7A, IWGSC CS RefSeq v2.1, whole genome shotgun sequence genomic window:
- the LOC123154599 gene encoding uncharacterized protein, with the protein MGNPGNASSSSTSGRRGPAGFGLALARLVRRLRRRSKMLVCTAAPTGASSRCRQYDPLSYARNFDRDGFGSALDDDVSGAGHLCHHYSFASRFVLSSSDAHQPQ; encoded by the coding sequence ATGGGGAATCCGGGCAATGCATCCTCGTCGTCAACGTCGGGCCGGCGTGGCCCGGCCGGATTCGGGCTGGCGCTGGCccggctggtgcggcggctgcggaGGCGGAGCAAGATGTTGGTGTGCACGGCGGCTCCCACGGGCGCGTCGTCCCGGTGCCGCCAGTACGACCCCCTCAGCTACGCGCGCAACTTCGACCGCGACGGCTTCGGCTCCGCGCTGGACGACGACGTCTCCGGCGCCGGCCACCTCTGCCACCACTACTCCTTCGCCTCGCGCTTCGTGCTCTCCTCCTCCGACGCCCACCAGCCGCAGTAG